The stretch of DNA GGAAAAAGGTATGAACGATGGGAACCATTAAAAGAAAAACGCCAAGATCAATGATGCCAAGCAATACCCAACGATTTAAACTTTGAAAATGATGTAAAAAAAGGAAAAGATAAAAAACACCCGCCACGGAAAACCAAAAAGAGAGCGAAAAAATAAGCGTTGGAAAGAGTGCTAAAAGCCCAAGTGATGTAAGCCCTAGCATCTGAAATGAAAGTACTTTTATGCCTCTTGAATAAAAGAAAAAGCCTAAAACACTCATAGCAAATGCTCTTAAAAAAGAGGGGACAAAGTCGATGATGACCATGTAGGCAAATAACACAACAAGCACTACCAACGTGAGATCAGCGGTGGCGTTGCAGTAGGGAAAATAACGGCTTTGAAAAAATTGATAGAACGGTTTGAGAAAAAAGAAAAGCAGAAAAGAGATCACGCCTACATTGTAGCCACTAATAGCAATGAGATGCGAAATACCCCATTTTTGAACCTCCTCCCGAAGTTCTTTTGAAATGGGCGTTGCAAATAACAGTGTTTTATAAAGCTTTGCTATCGTTTCATTTTCATGTTGATTGTCGATCCAGCGATAGAGCGGCTTTACATCAAGCGGTGGGTCATCTTCGTAGATTTCATACAAAGACAAAGAAGGTGCAAAAAAGCCTTTAAGATAGTCTAAAAAAGTGACTTTATCGACTTTCAGTTTCACCTTCACACGGCTTTTTAGAGGTATAGACGTAACGCGCCATGACGTGGTATAAACCTCTGCGCCACTGCCATCTAATTTGAGCTTGAAAACATCGTAGGTGCGCCCTTTTTCATTGGTTTTAGCATAATGATTCAGCACGGTAGCAGTGTTTACATGTAAAGGATTTTGAGTCAATTTTTGGAAATGGTAGAATTCAAGAAGCAGTGAACATGAAGCAACAAAAAGCACCACTGCAACTGTCAGAAAAAATTCCTTTTTACTGACAAAGAGTGGTACGTTTAACATGCTTACAGTGGAGGCAAGCTAATCTTCGCCTCTTGGGAAATCGAGGCATTGTACTGGACGACTTCAATCGGAATAGAATTTTTTCCGCCATCCACAAAGCGCGTACACGCTTTTTGAAAAACAAGGTTGGCAACACCAACAGGTCCATTTCTATTTTTACCGACAATGACTTCGGCTAACTCTTCAGGTCTTTCAAAAAAGTCACTTTTATACTCTTTGCCCTCAGTTCTGGCTTTTTGCTCTTTCTCTTTCTCTTCACGCATACGGTAAACATCGTCACGATAGACAAACAAGATCATGTCTGCATCTTGCTCAATGGCACCAGACTCTCTAAGATCGCTTAGCATTGGGCGTTTATCACTTCTGGCTTCCAACCCACGGTTAAGCTGCGAAAGTGCGATGATAGGAATGTTAAGCTCTCTGGCTAAAAGTTTAAGTCCACGACTGATATCACTGACCTCGATATGTCTGTCTCTCGTTCCAGCCGAACTCATCAACTGCAAGTAGTCGATGATTGCCATAGAAATTTCTGGGTGTTGAGACTTGAGTTTGCGAAGCTTCGCTCTGACTTTATGAATATCCACTGAGCCATTATCGTCCACGAAAAATTTGCGTTTACTCATCTCATCCGCAGCGCTCGTAAGTCTTCCCCACTGTTCATCGCCCATATCGCCCACTTTGAGCTTTTGAAGAGGAATGGAAGTCTTTGCGCTCAGCATCCTGAGCATCAACTGCTCGGCTGGCATCTCAAGGGAAAAGATCGCAACGCCTTTACCTCGATCTAACGCATTTTGCGCCAAATTCAAACAAAAAGCTGTTTTACCCATCGCAGGACGCGCCGCAACGATGATGAGATCGCCCTCGCCAAAACCTGAGGTCAAACGGTTGATTTCAGCAAATCCGCTGTCCACACCAACAACACCAGAATTTCCACGTTTTTTCATCTCATGAATGTGTGCAATGGTCGCATGCGTCATCTCAGGGGATTCACGAAACTCTTTACTACCGCTTTCTTGTGTGATCTGATAGAGCTTTTGTTGAACCAAATCAACCACTTCATTGGACGGTAAATCTTTCTCAACAGCAATCTCTTTGATGTCGCTGGTCAGCTGTACAAGCTCTCGCTTGATCGCTTTTTCACGAATCTCCTCCACGTATGCTTTAGTGGCGGGTAGAGGATTGGTGGAGAGAATCTCCAACATCGCGTCTTCATCAAAACGCCCTTGTTGGTTAAGCTTTTTCTTGATAAACTCCTCATCAATCGGCAGGTCTTCTCTCTCACATGCCTCCATCGCTTCGTAAATGTAACGATGACTTGGCAAGTAAAAATCTTTCGCGCTAATGACCGCAGCTATATCTTCAAATGTTGCAGGATTAAATAAAATGGAGCTAAGAACCGAGCGCTCTATGTTGACATTGTGCAGATTGCTCATGCTTTGTACTCCTTGGCAGCAAGCTCTACGGCTTCTAAAAATTTATCGACAAGGTCTTCTTCTTTGAGTTTTGCCACCACTTCACCTTTAACCATGACAAGACCCTGTCCTTTTCCAAAAGCAATCGCAACATCGGCATGCTTGGCTTCGCCAATGGCATTAACCACACATCCCATAACCGAAATGTTGAGAGGTGCTTTGATGTGTTTCGTGCGACGCTCTACTTCAGCAACGGCTTTGACGAGGTTAGCTTCCAAACGCCCGCATGTTGGGCAGGAGATGATGTTTAAACCTTCAGCTTCCACCCCACTGTCTTTTAAAATAGCGCGCCCTACTTTGATCTCTTCTTCAAGCTCACCTGTGATGGAAACACGCATCGTGTCACCAATACCATCCAACAAAAGAGTCCCCAAAGCAATAGAAGATTTGATGGTCGAATGAAACAGTGTCCCCGCTTCCGTGACGCCTAAATGAAACGGATACTCCACCAAAGGTCTAAGCATACGATACGCTTCAACAGTACGCTCAACATCGCTCGCTTTTAGCGAGACTTTCATGTTCGTAAAGCCAAGGTCTTCAAGGTATTTGATGTTATATAAAGCCGACTCAACCATACCTTTAGCGGTAGGTCCATACTTCTCATCAAACTCTTTTTCTAAGCTTCCACTGTTCACACCAATGCGAATAGGAATACCTCGTTCATTACACGCTTTAACCACTTCTTTAACGCGATCTTTGTTACCAATATTACCAGGATTAATGCGAATACAATCCACCACTTCCGCAGCAATCAACGCCAAACGGTAGTTAAAGTGAATGTCCGCAACAATCGGTAAAGTGGATTGCTCTTTAATCGCTTTCAGCGCATGTGCATCGTCATAATCGGGCACAGCCACACGCACAATATCAGCTCCAGCAAAATGCAAACGGCGAATTTGTTCCACCGTAGCTTCCACATCGTGAGTTTTAGAAAACGTCATCGACTGTACAGGTATTTTGGCATTGCCTCCCACAGGAACATTGCCGACAAAAATTTGTTTGGTTGGGTATCGTTTGATCATTGTTTATCCAAAAGTGTTGAAACTATGAGACGTTTGCACTACGTCTTTTAATATAAAGTGATTATATCTTTTTTGATATTAAGAAAATGATAACGGATCGATATCCGCTTCTACATGTAAAAGTTTTACAGCATGGGCAAGTTCCAGTAACGCTTTGCTTGAGTCACTGCGCGCCAAGAGCTCATAGCGGTATTTGTTGGCTATTTTGGAGATGTTGGCTTTGCCGTGTCCTACCACTTCGACCTGCGGAAAATTTTGTGCGATGAGAGCTACTTTTTCGATCAACTCTTTGGCTTTTTCATCTTTAACGTGAGAACTCATCAGTCTCAGCATCTTTTTAAACGGAGGGTAAAGCCCTTTTCGAAACACCAATTCATCGTTTAAAAACTGTTCAAAATCACTCAAGTAGTGCTTGAAAAAGTCGCTATTTTTACTCTGAATGAGCACTTCGCCATACCCTTTACGCCCTGCTCGTCCTGCGATTTGTTGCACCAACGCTAAGGTTTTTTCACGCGATCTAAAATCGCTCATGCCTAAAAGTGCATCTACGCCAAGAATGACGGCAAGCCCTACACCGTGGTAGTCATGCCCTTTGCTGAGCATCTGAGTGCCGACCATAATGTCGATTTTATGCTCATTAAAGTCGCTCAAAATGGAAGAGAGCTGTTTTTCGGTTCTCACCTCATCGCGGTCAAACTGTTGCACGACATGCTCAGAAAAATGCTCCGTAAGCTTTTGACTGACCTCTGCCGTTCCCATGCGCGTTGCCACGATCTCTTCGCACCCACATTTTGGGCACACTTTTGGGATCACTTCGGTGTAGTTACAGTAATGGCATTTAAGCGCGTTCATATTGTGATGAATACTCATCCCAACGCTACAAAATGGGCACTCAACATTTGCGCCACAGCTTTTACATGTAATGTACTTAAAATTCGCACGTGTTGGTAAAAAGACGATGACTTGTTTTTTGGCATTTAACGCTTTTTGGATCGCTTGCGTCATTTTAAAACTTAGCCCATGCTCGCCATCGTCGTACATGATGTAACTTTGTGACTCAAAAAATGTGCCCTTAAGCCTAAACGTTGGAACTTTGTGAAAGCTACCTAAAGTGGGCGTTGCACTGCCTAGAAGCACTTTACATCCAAGTTTTTGTCCAAAAAGAAGCGCCAAATCTTTAGCGTTGTAGCGAGGACGATTGCCCGACTTATAACTCTCATCATGCTCTTCATCAACGACGATCAAACCAAGATGCGCCATTGGTAAAAAAAGTGCGGAACGCGTCCCTGCGATAATGGAAACCTTTCCCTCTTGAAGATCACTGAGTATCTGCTCTTTTTTCTTCGCACTAATCTTAGAATGCCAAATGGCAACGTGTGTTCCAAAATGATGTTTCAAACGGTTTTTCATCTGAGGTGTCAGACCAATTTCAGGAAGCAAAAAGATGGCTTGTTTGCCTTCATTGATGGTTTGCTCAAAGAGTTTCATATAGATTTCAGTTTTACCACTTCCCGTATCGCCAAAAAGGAGTGATATAGGATGTGTTTGTATAAATTCATACGCTTTTTGTTGTTCAATGGAAAGCGCTATATCTGTCACAATCGTTTCGTTTACATGTAAAGTATTTTGGGTATAAGGCACAAAAAGACTCAACGCTTCACCCAAAGAGCAGACATAATACTCTGCGATAAAACGAGCAAGTTCAAGCGTTTTGGGAAGATAAAATGTTTTACATGTAAGAGCAATAGACTCGCAGTCAAAATCAGGTTTTGCAACTTCGGCAATGACAACACCATGTGTGGTATGTTTCGAAAGAGAGACTTCAACAACACTTCCAACTTCGAGCATCTGCTCAGACTGGTAGGTTAAAGGAGAAAGAGGAGATTTTAAAAGAGCAATATGATAGTAAAACATCACCTATCTTGTTAATTGGTCGCAGTAGGTTCCCGCTGTGCAATTAAATATACCTGTATTGGCATCATAAAAAAAGGAATGCACAATACCCATAACTCTAAAAGCATATGTATTTGCAGCTGTTTTTACCCAACTACCATCTTGATTGGATTGTGAAAAAATTGGATATTCTAAGATATTTGAAGTATTACCATCATTAAAATTAAAAAGTCTATTACCATCTACGCTCGCAGCTACTATAGTATCAAGTGCTGTAGGAATAAAAGGTACAGTACCTTCTAACATACGTTTTGATTTTTGAAGAGCAATACCACTACGAATAGCGGATATTTGCGATTTTCCTTTGACAATAACTGCATCATCACGACTAGCACCAAGTCGTGGAATAGCAACCGCTGCCAATATACCAAGAATGACAATAACAAATACAAGCTCAACCATGGTAAAAGCAGGACGAATATCGCCCTGCTTAAAGTAGCAAGCTTTTAAACTTTTTACCATTTAACACTTGA from Sulfurospirillum arsenophilum NBRC 109478 encodes:
- a CDS encoding ComEC/Rec2 family competence protein, whose translation is MLNVPLFVSKKEFFLTVAVVLFVASCSLLLEFYHFQKLTQNPLHVNTATVLNHYAKTNEKGRTYDVFKLKLDGSGAEVYTTSWRVTSIPLKSRVKVKLKVDKVTFLDYLKGFFAPSLSLYEIYEDDPPLDVKPLYRWIDNQHENETIAKLYKTLLFATPISKELREEVQKWGISHLIAISGYNVGVISFLLFFFLKPFYQFFQSRYFPYCNATADLTLVVLVVLFAYMVIIDFVPSFLRAFAMSVLGFFFYSRGIKVLSFQMLGLTSLGLLALFPTLIFSLSFWFSVAGVFYLFLFLHHFQSLNRWVLLGIIDLGVFLLMVPIVHTFFPLFTFLQLTSPLSSLVFIVFYPLSVLLHVMNLGGILDGYLLDFLHVKTQSYLLSFPWWVLVLYVGVSLVSIRFKVALYGCLGFAFLSLFFIQ
- a CDS encoding replicative DNA helicase; this translates as MSNLHNVNIERSVLSSILFNPATFEDIAAVISAKDFYLPSHRYIYEAMEACEREDLPIDEEFIKKKLNQQGRFDEDAMLEILSTNPLPATKAYVEEIREKAIKRELVQLTSDIKEIAVEKDLPSNEVVDLVQQKLYQITQESGSKEFRESPEMTHATIAHIHEMKKRGNSGVVGVDSGFAEINRLTSGFGEGDLIIVAARPAMGKTAFCLNLAQNALDRGKGVAIFSLEMPAEQLMLRMLSAKTSIPLQKLKVGDMGDEQWGRLTSAADEMSKRKFFVDDNGSVDIHKVRAKLRKLKSQHPEISMAIIDYLQLMSSAGTRDRHIEVSDISRGLKLLARELNIPIIALSQLNRGLEARSDKRPMLSDLRESGAIEQDADMILFVYRDDVYRMREEKEKEQKARTEGKEYKSDFFERPEELAEVIVGKNRNGPVGVANLVFQKACTRFVDGGKNSIPIEVVQYNASISQEAKISLPPL
- the ispG gene encoding flavodoxin-dependent (E)-4-hydroxy-3-methylbut-2-enyl-diphosphate synthase — translated: MIKRYPTKQIFVGNVPVGGNAKIPVQSMTFSKTHDVEATVEQIRRLHFAGADIVRVAVPDYDDAHALKAIKEQSTLPIVADIHFNYRLALIAAEVVDCIRINPGNIGNKDRVKEVVKACNERGIPIRIGVNSGSLEKEFDEKYGPTAKGMVESALYNIKYLEDLGFTNMKVSLKASDVERTVEAYRMLRPLVEYPFHLGVTEAGTLFHSTIKSSIALGTLLLDGIGDTMRVSITGELEEEIKVGRAILKDSGVEAEGLNIISCPTCGRLEANLVKAVAEVERRTKHIKAPLNISVMGCVVNAIGEAKHADVAIAFGKGQGLVMVKGEVVAKLKEEDLVDKFLEAVELAAKEYKA
- a CDS encoding primosomal protein N'; protein product: MFYYHIALLKSPLSPLTYQSEQMLEVGSVVEVSLSKHTTHGVVIAEVAKPDFDCESIALTCKTFYLPKTLELARFIAEYYVCSLGEALSLFVPYTQNTLHVNETIVTDIALSIEQQKAYEFIQTHPISLLFGDTGSGKTEIYMKLFEQTINEGKQAIFLLPEIGLTPQMKNRLKHHFGTHVAIWHSKISAKKKEQILSDLQEGKVSIIAGTRSALFLPMAHLGLIVVDEEHDESYKSGNRPRYNAKDLALLFGQKLGCKVLLGSATPTLGSFHKVPTFRLKGTFFESQSYIMYDDGEHGLSFKMTQAIQKALNAKKQVIVFLPTRANFKYITCKSCGANVECPFCSVGMSIHHNMNALKCHYCNYTEVIPKVCPKCGCEEIVATRMGTAEVSQKLTEHFSEHVVQQFDRDEVRTEKQLSSILSDFNEHKIDIMVGTQMLSKGHDYHGVGLAVILGVDALLGMSDFRSREKTLALVQQIAGRAGRKGYGEVLIQSKNSDFFKHYLSDFEQFLNDELVFRKGLYPPFKKMLRLMSSHVKDEKAKELIEKVALIAQNFPQVEVVGHGKANISKIANKYRYELLARSDSSKALLELAHAVKLLHVEADIDPLSFS
- a CDS encoding prepilin-type N-terminal cleavage/methylation domain-containing protein, producing the protein MVKSLKACYFKQGDIRPAFTMVELVFVIVILGILAAVAIPRLGASRDDAVIVKGKSQISAIRSGIALQKSKRMLEGTVPFIPTALDTIVAASVDGNRLFNFNDGNTSNILEYPIFSQSNQDGSWVKTAANTYAFRVMGIVHSFFYDANTGIFNCTAGTYCDQLTR